One window of Thermodesulfovibrio aggregans genomic DNA carries:
- the pilQ gene encoding type IV pilus secretin PilQ, with product MINIIVFILMFLFISVNTVFAGEVINVIPEGDTLKIKLTEKTEFTLLPSEDPFKIKIELKNTKPGILDKKIFFREGIVSEISAQAKDNNTELLLLISEPAKAEIAMENGIMTISFNSTPAKPSKTVKIIEMAMDKNDEGFEISIQADDELPVPSVSKIDDYINVSFHGVSFEAETQDIPVSVKREGDELTLSFFFGKDFNAESVYLGDEVIINVKRAKKPQVVTSEEKKVTESPMPKIDTEKTVSLDLQDADIVGVFRLLGDIGGYNIVIHPEVKGKITVKLINVPWIQALDVICKTFQLEKTFDGNIIRVAPVKVFQEEKKLEAETKDLFKKAEDEQIRIFVLKYASVDKVKSTIESAKILSPKGNISTDERTRTVIVRDIPSVLNQVTSLIQDLDKPTRQILLEARIIEISSSFAKALGFEWGIAWRPPDTRTTIGGSLGGNVPGGSTPLAINLPASSGTQAPTTAFTIGYLNASRTFALDLRISALQQSGKGKVISNPKVITLDNQKAKIVQGASIPYGEKDVQSGQISTKFKDVAITVEATPHLIDDKSMLLDVNIIKEDLVEFVNIGGVYAPRTQKIEGNTKVSLRDGETLVIGGIYKKTDTTTESKVPGLGDIPLVGELFKSRGRDESLYEVMIFITPRIMHYE from the coding sequence ATGATAAATATAATTGTTTTTATTTTAATGTTTTTATTTATTTCCGTAAATACTGTTTTTGCAGGTGAGGTCATCAACGTAATACCTGAAGGAGATACTTTAAAAATAAAGCTCACAGAAAAAACTGAGTTCACTCTTCTTCCAAGTGAGGATCCATTTAAAATAAAAATAGAACTTAAAAATACAAAACCTGGAATCTTAGATAAAAAAATATTTTTCAGAGAAGGTATAGTAAGTGAAATCTCAGCTCAGGCAAAAGACAACAATACAGAACTATTACTCCTTATAAGTGAACCTGCAAAAGCTGAAATAGCAATGGAAAATGGCATAATGACAATTTCCTTTAACTCTACCCCTGCCAAACCATCTAAAACAGTAAAAATTATTGAAATGGCAATGGATAAAAATGATGAAGGCTTTGAAATATCAATTCAGGCAGATGATGAACTTCCTGTGCCTTCGGTAAGTAAGATTGACGACTATATAAATGTAAGTTTTCATGGAGTAAGTTTTGAAGCAGAAACTCAGGATATTCCTGTTTCTGTAAAAAGAGAAGGAGATGAACTCACATTGAGCTTCTTCTTTGGAAAAGATTTTAATGCTGAATCTGTTTATCTTGGTGATGAAGTAATCATTAATGTAAAAAGAGCTAAAAAACCACAGGTTGTTACATCAGAGGAAAAAAAAGTTACTGAATCCCCCATGCCTAAAATAGATACTGAAAAAACTGTTTCTCTTGACTTACAGGATGCTGACATAGTAGGAGTTTTCAGACTTCTTGGAGATATTGGAGGATACAATATTGTCATACATCCTGAGGTAAAAGGTAAAATTACTGTTAAACTTATAAATGTTCCCTGGATCCAGGCTCTTGATGTAATATGTAAAACCTTTCAACTTGAAAAAACTTTTGATGGAAACATAATTAGAGTTGCTCCAGTTAAAGTCTTTCAGGAGGAAAAAAAGCTTGAAGCTGAGACAAAAGATCTTTTCAAAAAGGCAGAAGATGAGCAAATTCGTATCTTTGTTTTAAAATACGCATCGGTGGATAAAGTAAAAAGCACCATAGAGTCAGCAAAAATTCTTTCACCAAAAGGTAACATATCAACTGATGAAAGAACCAGAACAGTAATTGTGAGAGATATTCCATCAGTACTTAATCAAGTGACTTCTCTTATTCAGGATCTCGACAAACCTACAAGACAAATACTTCTTGAAGCGAGAATTATAGAAATATCAAGTAGTTTTGCTAAAGCTCTCGGTTTTGAATGGGGTATTGCATGGAGACCTCCTGATACAAGAACAACAATAGGTGGTTCATTAGGAGGCAATGTACCGGGTGGAAGTACTCCATTGGCAATAAATTTACCTGCATCATCAGGTACACAGGCACCAACAACAGCTTTTACTATTGGTTATCTTAATGCGTCCAGAACTTTTGCTCTTGATTTAAGAATTTCAGCACTTCAACAATCAGGCAAGGGTAAAGTCATCTCAAATCCAAAGGTTATCACTCTTGATAATCAGAAGGCAAAAATAGTTCAAGGAGCAAGCATTCCCTATGGAGAAAAAGATGTTCAGAGTGGTCAAATATCAACAAAATTTAAAGATGTTGCTATAACTGTTGAGGCGACACCTCATCTTATTGATGATAAATCAATGCTTCTTGATGTAAACATTATAAAAGAGGATCTTGTTGAGTTTGTAAACATTGGCGGTGTCTATGCTCCAAGAACTCAAAAAATAGAGGGAAATACAAAGGTTTCTCTCAGAGATGGTGAAACTTTAGTTATTGGTGGAATTTACAAAAAAACAGATACAACAACAGAATCTAAGGTTCCAGGGCTTGGAGATATTCCTCTGGTTGGTGAATTATTCAAAAGTCGTGGTAGAGATGAGAGCCTTTATGAGGTTATGATCTTTATAACACCAAGGATAATGCATTATGAATAA
- a CDS encoding class I SAM-dependent methyltransferase yields MNKRGYQKYLEEIYDGYGIKGLFTKIARKHKKLFKLYLRLTNISVKKLTAIDNINEDNLKVLDIGCGTGSTLLYIHEFINKNAKFYGVDLEKNQYLPDFVKFEICDIENQNLPFEDESFDIVLSNFVIEHLRKPERLFEEAKRVLKKGGSFYCSTEYYVSLFTPDYWNFFSDPTHIRPWTKRGFYALAKITGFEVCRIGVIRWWEFLPLLPFFPFLNLVSKSNFSFIPYEIPGRTVYIIARKP; encoded by the coding sequence ATGAATAAAAGAGGATATCAAAAGTATTTAGAGGAGATTTATGATGGATATGGAATTAAAGGACTATTTACGAAAATAGCAAGAAAACACAAAAAATTGTTTAAGTTATATCTAAGATTGACTAACATTTCTGTAAAAAAGCTTACTGCAATTGATAATATTAATGAAGATAATTTAAAAGTACTTGATATAGGTTGCGGTACAGGAAGCACCTTATTGTATATACATGAGTTTATCAATAAAAATGCTAAATTTTATGGTGTTGATCTTGAGAAAAATCAGTATTTACCAGACTTTGTTAAATTTGAAATATGTGATATAGAGAATCAAAATTTACCTTTCGAAGATGAAAGTTTTGACATCGTTTTGTCAAACTTTGTGATAGAGCATTTACGAAAGCCTGAAAGATTATTTGAAGAAGCAAAAAGAGTCTTAAAAAAAGGAGGCTCTTTTTACTGTTCTACTGAATATTATGTTTCATTATTTACCCCAGATTACTGGAATTTCTTTTCAGATCCTACCCATATCAGACCATGGACGAAAAGAGGTTTTTATGCATTAGCAAAAATAACGGGATTTGAAGTCTGTAGAATTGGAGTCATAAGATGGTGGGAGTTTCTACCTTTACTACCCTTTTTTCCATTCCTAAATCTTGTTTCAAAATCCAATTTTTCATTTATACCTTACGAAATACCTGGTAGAACAGTTTATATTATTGCAAGGAAACCATGA
- a CDS encoding response regulator transcription factor: MRILLIEDDRVLGETLKDYLKIHEIETVWVWDERQLPKLITKYEFDVLVIDLILNFVPGEEIIAKLRQAGIETPILVITAKKTLDDKEKCFLKGADDYLTKPFDFKEFLLRVKALSRRKHMSTIVNIGDLTVNIDAKTIYRGGEEVKISKKAWQLLELLLKNRGEIVSQETILNYVWPGKNVGDEVVRAYIKELRKILPPDSIITYPGRGYRLS, translated from the coding sequence ATGAGGATTTTACTTATAGAAGATGATAGAGTTTTGGGAGAGACACTTAAAGACTATCTCAAGATACATGAGATAGAGACAGTATGGGTTTGGGACGAAAGACAACTTCCAAAGTTAATTACAAAGTACGAGTTTGATGTATTGGTTATTGATTTAATCCTCAATTTTGTTCCAGGCGAAGAAATAATCGCTAAGTTAAGACAGGCAGGCATTGAAACCCCAATTTTAGTAATCACTGCTAAGAAAACTTTAGATGACAAAGAAAAATGTTTCTTAAAAGGGGCAGACGATTATCTTACAAAACCTTTTGATTTTAAAGAATTTTTATTGAGGGTCAAAGCATTAAGTAGAAGAAAGCACATGTCAACAATTGTCAATATTGGCGATTTAACTGTAAACATAGATGCTAAAACAATTTACAGAGGCGGTGAAGAAGTCAAGATTTCAAAAAAAGCATGGCAACTGCTTGAACTTCTTCTAAAAAATAGAGGAGAAATTGTTAGCCAAGAAACCATTCTCAACTATGTATGGCCCGGGAAAAATGTTGGTGATGAAGTTGTAAGAGCTTATATTAAAGAACTGAGAAAAATACTTCCACCTGACAGCATAATAACATATCCAGGAAGGGGATACAGGCTCAGTTGA
- a CDS encoding glycosyltransferase family 9 protein: MKVLILPLYGIGDTLMTTPAIEVLKKSIDCWIVNLCMFKTTYEVLKNNPYIDELLYFPFLERGLLNSLKFISSLDKFDMAINFYPSNRKQYNILSFLTGAKFRIGHRYIKRDLIELNFLKNKTIKEDPNLHNVEENLRLLEILGIKINKYPEMRIYLQEEEISQGQLLVENLSKRAIKVGIHTGTSSFKGHRERRLPVQKFLELINSMPDIDFFLFGTDEEKQENEFISKNAKYGNVILIQNKPIRMVASIIKQMNAFVSNDSGLMHLAAAVGIPVVAIFGPTNPVWVRPWKVKHKIVRIELPCSPCFYYSPKPLKCVAGLDFKCLKDIDVSMVKEALIQVMI; this comes from the coding sequence ATGAAAGTTCTTATTCTACCTCTTTATGGGATAGGTGATACACTCATGACAACCCCAGCAATTGAGGTTCTGAAAAAATCAATTGATTGCTGGATTGTGAATCTCTGCATGTTTAAAACTACCTATGAAGTTCTTAAAAATAATCCTTATATTGATGAACTTCTTTACTTTCCATTTCTTGAACGAGGTCTTTTAAATTCATTGAAATTTATTTCCTCTTTAGATAAATTTGATATGGCAATAAACTTTTATCCTTCAAATAGAAAGCAGTATAACATTCTAAGTTTTCTTACAGGAGCAAAATTCAGAATTGGACATAGATATATCAAGAGAGATCTTATTGAACTTAACTTTCTGAAGAATAAAACTATAAAGGAAGATCCAAATCTTCATAATGTAGAGGAAAATCTGAGACTTCTTGAAATTCTGGGAATAAAAATAAACAAATATCCTGAAATGAGAATCTACCTTCAGGAAGAAGAAATCAGTCAGGGACAGTTATTGGTAGAAAATCTTTCAAAAAGAGCAATCAAGGTTGGCATTCATACAGGGACAAGCAGTTTTAAAGGACACAGAGAGAGGAGATTGCCAGTACAAAAATTTCTGGAATTGATAAATAGTATGCCAGATATTGATTTTTTCCTCTTTGGCACCGATGAAGAAAAGCAGGAAAATGAATTTATATCTAAAAATGCAAAATACGGAAATGTAATTCTCATTCAAAATAAACCTATTCGTATGGTTGCATCAATAATTAAACAGATGAATGCTTTTGTGTCAAATGACTCAGGACTCATGCATCTTGCAGCAGCTGTAGGCATACCAGTAGTAGCAATTTTCGGTCCTACGAATCCTGTTTGGGTAAGACCGTGGAAAGTGAAACATAAAATTGTCAGAATCGAACTTCCATGCTCACCCTGTTTTTATTATTCACCAAAACCTCTTAAGTGTGTTGCCGGATTAGATTTTAAGTGTTTGAAAGATATAGATGTTTCAATGGTTAAAGAGGCATTAATTCAGGTTATGATATAA
- a CDS encoding HAMP domain-containing histidine kinase produces the protein MKFQIKIIIIFSTVLALILFYLNTVVISFMDSLKEEYIFFSNKRFIEQKFQEYVKDVLLWEFLLVLSLMLILYKIIDRMLKQERDYRDFLELILLTISHKFGNFLATHKGNIEILKIRYDERAIQRLEKSYNYIQNDFQKILETIRHFKDLSSSKDRVNLKEVIERNLSMFEINNRKLILNLKDVSIYTNRQIIENIVYSLIENAIKYSSEKIHIRLSKNSVAIINDISEKQKGSGVGLKITEALAKKQRFKLKYRAKENRFMALLKFT, from the coding sequence TTGAAGTTTCAGATTAAGATAATCATAATTTTTTCTACCGTGTTAGCTTTAATTCTTTTTTATTTAAACACAGTTGTAATTAGTTTTATGGACTCTCTCAAAGAAGAATATATTTTTTTTAGTAACAAAAGATTTATTGAACAAAAGTTTCAGGAATATGTAAAAGATGTTCTGCTTTGGGAATTCTTGCTTGTTTTGAGTTTAATGCTGATTTTATATAAAATCATAGACAGAATGCTTAAACAGGAAAGAGATTACAGAGATTTTTTAGAACTGATTCTTTTGACTATCTCCCACAAATTTGGCAATTTTTTAGCAACGCATAAAGGCAACATAGAGATTTTAAAAATCCGATATGATGAGAGAGCTATCCAGAGACTTGAGAAAAGTTATAACTACATTCAGAATGACTTTCAGAAGATTTTAGAAACTATAAGACATTTCAAAGACCTTTCATCCAGCAAAGACAGAGTTAATTTAAAAGAAGTTATAGAGAGAAATCTTTCAATGTTTGAAATCAATAATAGAAAGTTGATATTGAATCTTAAGGATGTCTCTATTTATACAAACAGGCAGATAATAGAAAACATTGTCTATTCACTCATTGAGAATGCAATTAAATATTCCAGTGAAAAAATCCATATAAGGTTGTCCAAAAATAGTGTGGCAATAATAAACGATATTTCTGAAAAACAAAAAGGCTCTGGTGTTGGATTGAAAATCACAGAAGCACTTGCGAAAAAACAGAGATTTAAACTAAAATACAGGGCAAAGGAAAATAGATTTATGGCTCTTTTAAAATTCACATGA
- a CDS encoding pilus assembly protein PilP has product MERKRILIIVGVFLLITLLVVSYFLLNKTEKPQQILTTTQKKQPVQVVEPTIVFPTYTYDAQQMRDPFVPLILKRDERKKGVSPLESYEIEELKLTGIAIDKKGAFALLQATDGRFYIVRENDRIGYSGGKVVKILKDGIKIIENNKVKYLKLRPEEEK; this is encoded by the coding sequence ATGGAAAGAAAGAGAATTTTAATCATAGTCGGAGTTTTTTTACTAATTACGCTACTTGTAGTTAGTTACTTTTTACTCAACAAAACAGAGAAACCTCAACAGATACTTACAACCACTCAAAAAAAACAACCAGTTCAGGTAGTTGAACCTACCATAGTATTTCCTACATATACCTATGATGCTCAACAAATGAGGGATCCCTTTGTCCCTCTAATTTTAAAAAGAGATGAAAGAAAAAAAGGAGTATCACCTCTTGAAAGTTATGAAATAGAAGAATTAAAGCTTACAGGAATTGCGATTGACAAAAAAGGAGCTTTTGCACTTCTTCAAGCAACAGATGGAAGATTTTATATTGTAAGAGAAAACGATAGAATAGGATATAGCGGAGGCAAGGTAGTGAAAATCTTAAAAGATGGCATCAAAATCATAGAAAACAATAAAGTTAAATATTTAAAACTCAGGCCGGAGGAAGAAAAATGA
- a CDS encoding glycosyltransferase family 117 protein, protein MNFKILSLLIPLLLISSVYVFSLPPVLSTGDGGELITASYGFGIPHPSGYPLYVQIGKLFSFLPFGNIGIRVELISVFFSIFTLSVVYFIIFKISGQTREAHLAAIASIVFLAFSYSFFGQSIVAKFYTLNSFLVMFLLLLGIKIILNGYDRRIQFLTSFILGLTLSAHHTGFMMIVPLVLVGIFYYRDFLKNLPLSIVFFLLGFSLNLYLYIRGIKENLFSMIPVTDWDSFLTVFLRKNYGAGSSIDVTSSGFVNFYGYIYAFKNYLYLIEKNFTLFSIPFFILGIVWLFKKSKKLFVFILTSFFIYSIFLAKLTFSLQNPDNHELYVIGHQYFIPSYSIYCTVIGAGLYFIYTIFEKFGFYFLKRIVPIILIFFPLLMILDRLTDQHQRYNYVPYSHTKEIFTSLPVSSIYMTYGDNHAFQGWYLKLVGKYREDICQIVLDDYKTMLWALQGCKPYRLYKGLFPEFFGGDLIELTNKYRYYSILALSEKHPLYTVVDSYPYFSSFIYISKSNNKKEFDEFFIERMKKIEPFINYKDCLTHRTDDLFTIKLCNFSTIAYLSIAKAFEELSNNRGDLTFDQKITYGDIKATFRMKIKINNENERYINIYNAIRKYNKEDKFYLSGKGNEKN, encoded by the coding sequence ATGAATTTTAAAATACTTTCCCTTTTAATTCCTTTACTCTTAATTTCATCAGTTTATGTTTTCTCTCTTCCACCTGTTCTTTCAACAGGTGATGGAGGAGAACTCATAACAGCCTCTTACGGATTTGGAATTCCCCATCCATCTGGTTATCCCCTTTATGTTCAGATAGGTAAACTGTTCAGTTTCTTACCATTTGGAAATATTGGTATCAGAGTTGAGTTAATCTCAGTTTTTTTCTCAATATTTACACTTTCTGTTGTATATTTTATTATTTTTAAAATTTCAGGTCAAACCCGTGAAGCTCATTTAGCTGCAATTGCTTCAATTGTTTTTCTTGCATTTTCTTATTCATTTTTCGGACAGAGTATTGTTGCAAAGTTTTATACTTTAAATTCTTTTCTTGTCATGTTTTTATTACTTTTGGGGATAAAAATAATTTTAAATGGATATGACAGAAGAATTCAGTTTCTTACATCATTTATTCTGGGACTCACTCTTTCAGCACATCATACAGGATTTATGATGATTGTTCCTCTTGTTCTCGTTGGAATTTTTTATTACAGAGATTTTTTAAAAAATTTGCCATTGAGTATTGTATTTTTTCTATTAGGTTTCTCATTAAACCTTTATCTTTACATAAGAGGCATTAAGGAGAATCTTTTCAGCATGATACCTGTTACTGATTGGGATTCTTTTTTGACAGTTTTCTTAAGAAAAAACTATGGAGCAGGCTCGTCTATCGATGTTACATCATCGGGTTTTGTTAATTTTTACGGTTATATCTATGCTTTTAAAAACTATCTTTATCTTATTGAAAAAAATTTTACTCTGTTTTCCATACCTTTTTTCATTCTTGGTATTGTCTGGCTTTTTAAAAAGTCAAAAAAACTTTTTGTATTTATTTTAACATCCTTTTTTATCTACTCTATCTTTCTTGCAAAACTTACATTTTCACTACAAAATCCTGATAACCATGAGCTTTATGTTATAGGGCATCAGTATTTTATTCCTTCCTATTCTATTTACTGCACCGTAATAGGCGCAGGATTATACTTTATTTACACCATCTTTGAAAAATTTGGCTTTTATTTTCTTAAAAGAATTGTGCCAATTATTTTAATTTTTTTCCCTTTATTAATGATTCTTGATAGACTTACTGATCAGCATCAGAGATACAACTATGTTCCCTATTCCCATACAAAGGAAATTTTCACATCTCTACCAGTTTCCTCCATTTATATGACCTATGGAGATAATCATGCCTTTCAGGGATGGTATTTAAAACTTGTTGGAAAATACAGAGAAGACATATGCCAAATAGTTCTCGACGATTACAAGACAATGCTCTGGGCACTTCAGGGATGTAAACCTTACAGACTTTACAAAGGACTTTTCCCTGAGTTTTTTGGTGGAGACTTGATAGAGCTTACTAATAAATATCGATATTACTCAATTCTTGCTTTATCAGAAAAACATCCACTTTACACTGTGGTTGACAGTTATCCTTATTTTAGCTCTTTTATATATATAAGTAAATCAAATAATAAAAAAGAGTTTGATGAATTTTTCATTGAAAGAATGAAAAAAATCGAGCCCTTTATTAACTATAAAGATTGCCTAACTCACCGAACAGATGATTTATTCACTATCAAATTATGTAATTTTTCTACGATTGCATATCTTAGCATAGCAAAGGCATTTGAGGAATTATCTAACAACAGAGGAGATTTGACTTTCGATCAAAAAATAACTTACGGAGATATCAAAGCAACGTTTAGGATGAAAATTAAAATTAATAATGAAAATGAAAGATATATCAACATTTATAATGCTATCAGGAAATATAACAAAGAGGATAAATTTTATCTATCAGGAAAGGGAAATGAAAAAAATTAG
- a CDS encoding prepilin-type N-terminal cleavage/methylation domain-containing protein, with the protein MKLLREQKGFTLIELLIVIAIIAILASIAIPQYMKYQQKAKVSSYAEPMARACMMDAVAYCVENPDGTIPVNAISVTLKNCSTNTDITTPGGTVRLTVGTDIICDSTGSITSGVVTGSLAGVDSYTAFCFVAGGGFKCEIR; encoded by the coding sequence ATGAAACTTTTAAGGGAACAGAAAGGATTCACACTGATTGAGCTGCTAATCGTCATTGCAATTATTGCAATTCTTGCATCAATCGCAATTCCTCAGTACATGAAGTATCAGCAAAAGGCAAAGGTATCATCCTATGCAGAACCTATGGCGAGAGCATGTATGATGGATGCTGTTGCTTATTGTGTTGAAAATCCAGATGGAACAATACCGGTGAATGCAATATCAGTGACATTAAAAAATTGCAGTACAAATACTGATATTACAACGCCTGGTGGGACGGTCAGATTAACAGTTGGTACTGATATAATATGTGATTCTACTGGCTCAATTACTTCAGGTGTTGTAACAGGATCTTTAGCTGGTGTAGATAGCTATACAGCATTCTGCTTTGTTGCTGGCGGTGGATTTAAATGTGAGATTAGGTAA
- a CDS encoding type 4a pilus biogenesis protein PilO, translating into MDWEKLSKTNRILLMILPPIVLIVLFSSIYMLPTLDNIKKLKNDQKNIQEDIEKANIIVSKYEDLKALNEKLQKKMEFLKTLLPKETEVTDVLKMVSQIGLNKGLVVTSWKPKEKTVHSSNEIYEIPVEVGMKGKYHTFGTFFADITRIERIVNIKKMEIKKGDKDPTMLNANLTAVTYSLIPEEEKKKIQQKKK; encoded by the coding sequence ATGGATTGGGAAAAACTTTCAAAAACCAACCGAATTTTATTAATGATTTTACCACCCATTGTTTTAATTGTACTTTTCAGCTCTATATATATGTTGCCAACCCTTGATAATATTAAAAAACTAAAAAATGACCAAAAAAATATTCAGGAAGACATAGAAAAAGCAAATATAATTGTCAGTAAATATGAAGACTTAAAGGCTTTAAATGAAAAACTGCAGAAAAAAATGGAGTTTTTAAAAACACTGCTTCCTAAAGAAACAGAGGTTACTGATGTTCTAAAAATGGTCTCCCAAATAGGACTCAATAAAGGTCTTGTCGTGACTTCATGGAAACCAAAGGAAAAAACAGTACATTCATCAAATGAAATTTATGAAATTCCTGTAGAAGTTGGTATGAAAGGTAAATATCATACATTTGGAACATTTTTCGCCGATATTACAAGAATAGAAAGAATCGTTAATATAAAAAAGATGGAAATAAAAAAGGGTGACAAAGATCCAACAATGTTAAATGCGAATTTGACTGCTGTTACTTATTCACTGATACCTGAAGAAGAAAAGAAAAAAATACAACAAAAGAAAAAGTAA